The region TATTTCGGCAGCCGGCTTGCCTTGTACCAATTTGCTGATTGCCAACAAATTGCCGGAACAACCTCCTAAAAATATAACTTGTTTTATTTTGTTTTCTTCGTCTAATTCAAATTGAATTTCCTGACAACAAACCCCTTGTGTGCGGTAATAATACGTCGGCATAATAGTATCTCCTATTTTATTTTCACCATTGTATCAAATCTCATATCAGGAAGGGTTTGTGGCACCGGCATCCTTTAATATTTTAACAATAACCATATTTCCTATTTCTTCCGCAAATACTAAGCGCTCATCCCCTCATTTTCTTTTTGACTATTCTTTTCTAAAGAATCGGCAGAAAATATCATCTTTCCACCTAAGCCTAATAAAGTTGCAGGTAAAATGATCAAACAGATATTTCGTTTATACATGGTTATTTCCTGAAAAACATATCAATGTTCGAATATTATTTTCAATAAGATTTTGATTGTTTTTGGTTTTAAAGAGAATTGTTTGAAAAGTCTTATTAGTTAATCTTTTAATCGAAACTTCTCCATAAATTATATTAACTTGATGTGCAAATAATTTCTTGTAAAAGTTATCGTGTTTCCAGCAAATATA is a window of Elusimicrobiaceae bacterium DNA encoding:
- a CDS encoding TIGR03905 family TSCPD domain-containing protein, which translates into the protein MPTYYYRTQGVCCQEIQFELDEENKIKQVIFLGGCSGNLLAISKLVQGKPAAEIAALLAGNDCAGKGTSCADQFSQALTQALLKK